Proteins found in one Gigantopelta aegis isolate Gae_Host chromosome 12, Gae_host_genome, whole genome shotgun sequence genomic segment:
- the LOC121386120 gene encoding peroxidasin homolog produces MCRSDASGYSAVINSPTQITLTIQSFNTAVDAGEWVCRDGPTGDQTTCIMTVQHGPGGPNSIKFGPASPATVKELQSLTVICTANCTPSCSFSWSQGRQNVSPSAKLELTNISKSNEGVYTCTAKNIVSSRVKSRNFTLVVIKGGPDGPNYIKFGPASPATVTELQSLTVICTANCTPSCSFSWTRGSQNVSSCAKLELTNISKSNEGVYTCTAKNTGSSDIKSRNFTLVVIKRK; encoded by the exons ATGTGTCGTTCAGATGCGTCTGGATACAGTGCTGTTATCAACTCACCTACACAGATTACTCTCACCATTCAGTCTTTCAACACTGCAGTAGATGCTGGAGAGTGGGTATGTCGTGATGGACCAACAGGAGACCAAACTACTTGTATTATGACTGTACAAC aTGGTCCAGGTGGTCCAAATTCTATTAAGTTCGGTCCTGCATCACCTGCAACTGTCAAAGAATTACAAAGTCTGACTGTGATCTGCACTGCAAACTGTACACCATCATGCTCCTTTTCATGGTCGCAAGGACGTCAGAACGTGTCACCAAGTGCTAAATTAGAACTGACAAATATCTCTAAGAGCAATGAAGGGGTGTACACATGTACAGCGAAAAACATCGTTTCATCAAGAGTTAAATCTAGAAACTTCACCTTGGTAGTAATAAAAG GTGGTCCAGATGGTCCAAATTATATTAAGTTCGGTCCTGCATCACCTGCAACTGTCACAGAATTACAAAGTCTGACTGTGATCTGCACTGCAAACTGTACACCATCATGCTCCTTTTCGTGGACACGAGGAAGTCAGAACGTGTCATCATGTGCTAAGTTAGAACTGACAAATATCTCTAAGAGCAATGAAGGGGTGTACACATGTACAGCGAAAAACACTGGTTCGTCAGACATTAAATCTAGAAACTTCACCTTGGTAGTAATAAAACGTAAGTAA